In the Carassius gibelio isolate Cgi1373 ecotype wild population from Czech Republic chromosome A2, carGib1.2-hapl.c, whole genome shotgun sequence genome, one interval contains:
- the prkab2 gene encoding 5'-AMP-activated protein kinase subunit beta-2, protein MGNTSDRVSADRHGAKTHRSDSGGHKDLEPGKMMDSTDDPNIFNTRGPESKAASEKDFAPDLEDMVKTSPQARPTVIRWAGGGKEVCITGSFNNWSSKIPMNKSHNDFVAILDLPEGEHQYKFFVDGQWLHDPSEPVVTSQMGTINNLIHVKKSDFEVFDALQVDSLECSDTSDLSSSPPGPYGQEVYMFKPEERFKAPPILPPHLLQVILNKDTNISCDPALLPEPNHVMLNHLYALSIKDGVMVLSATHRYKKKYVTSLLYKPI, encoded by the exons ATGGGAAACACCAGCGATCGAGTGTCTGCTGATAGACATGGAGCCAAGACGCATCGCTCAGACAGCGGAGGTCATAAAGACCTGGAGCCCGGCAAAATGATGGACAGCACGGACGACCCCAATATTTTCAACACACGTGGACCAGAATCTAAA GCGGCGAGTGAGAAGGACTTCGCTCCAGATCTAGAGGACATGGTGAAGACGAGTCCACAGGCTCGACCCACGGTGATCCGCTGGGCCGGAGGAGGCAAGGAGGTCTGCATCACCGGCTCCTTCAACAACTGGAGCAGCAAGATCCCCATGAATAAAAG ccaTAATGATTTTGTAGCAATCTTGGACCTGCCCGAGGGTGAACATCAGTACAAATTCTTTGTTGATGGCCAGTGGCTTCATGACCCCTCTGAG CCGGTTGTCACCAGTCAGATGGGCACCATTAACAATCTGATCCATGTGAAGAAATCAGATTTTGAGGTGTTTGATGCACTGCAGGTGGACTCTCTGGAGTGCTCTGATACATCAG ATCTGTCCAGCTCTCCTCCTGGGCCGTACGGACAGGAAGTGTACATGTTCAAACCTGAGGAACGCTTCAAAGCACCGCCCATCCTGCCTCCTCACCTCCTACAAGTCATACTCAACAAAGACACCAACATTTCA tgtgatcCTGCCCTGCTGCCAGAACCCAACCATGTGATGCTCAATCATCTGTATGCGCTCTCCATCAAG GATGGTGTGATGGTTCTCAGCGCAACTCATCGTTATAAGAAGAAATATGTGACGTCTCTTCTGTACAAGCCAATCTAA